A window from Hemicordylus capensis ecotype Gifberg chromosome 2, rHemCap1.1.pri, whole genome shotgun sequence encodes these proteins:
- the RPL26L1 gene encoding 60S ribosomal protein L26-like 1, whose translation MKFNPFVTSDRSKNRKRHFNAPSHIRRKIMSSPLSKELRQKYNVRSMPIRKDDEVQVVRGHYKGQQIGKVVQVYRKKYVIYIERVQREKANGTTVHVGIHPSKVVITRLKLDKDRKKILERKAKSRQVGKEKGKYKEETIEKMQE comes from the exons ATGAAATTCAATCCATTTGTGACCTCAGACCGCAGCAAGAATCGCAAACGGCATTTTAATGCACCATCTCACATTCGTAGGAAGATCATGTCTTCTCCCCTTTCCAAGGAGTTGAGGCAAAAATACAATGTCCGTTCTATGCCCATCCGAAAGGATGATGAAGTCCAA GTTGTCCGGGGCCATTACAAAGGACAGCAGATTGGCAAGGTAGTCCAGGTATACAGAAAGAAGTATGTCATCTACATTGAACGTGTCCAACGTGAGAAGGCCAATGGCACAACTGTACATGTGGGCATTCACCCTAGCAAG GTGGTGATCACAAGACTAAAGCTGGACAAAGATCGTAAAAAGATCTTGGAACGCAAAGCAAAGTCTCGCCAAGTTGGCAAGGAGAAAGGAAAGTACAAGGAAGAAACAATTGAAAAGATGCAGGAATAA